The Thermococcus peptonophilus genomic sequence GGTCAGGGAGGCACCGAACCACGCCCCGAAGTAGAGGGCACCCCTTCCGAAGCCCCTGTATGCCCGGTAGATGAAGACCGCCGGCAGGGCAATAACGAGGGTGTAGTCGGTGAGTGCCGAGACGGCCAGGACTGCCGACAGGATGAGTTCTTCCCTCTCTGGTTTGAGGCTTCCCCTCAGGATGTCGTCGAGGACAAGGAGGAGTGAGAAGCCCAGGAGCAGGCTTTCCTTGGCCCCCTCCCAGTGGTAGAACGAGCCGCTTTCTGGAAGGGTCAGCAGGGCGAGGGCATACACCGAGAACCCTAGGATTCCCAGAGATTTTCCTTTGAAGCGCAGGAGGTAAGGAACAACCGCCAGGACGGGAAGGGATTCTTTGAGCGCTACAGCTGCCAGCAGGGAGGCTATAAAGCCTATCATAGTCTCTCCACCACCTTTCTGAAGACGTCCTTTGGTCCAAGCTCTACAACGGGGACTTCTGTGCGCATCTTCCTCAACAGTTCCTTTCTCGCCCTGTAGGCACTGTACAGACCTTCCAGTTCATCGGGAGAGACTTCGTCCTTTCTCAGGAAGCGTATGGGATTTGGGTAGAGCACCGCTACGTTTGAGCCCTTTCTTTTTAGGATTTTCACGGCCGCTATTATCTCTCCCGGGTGCAGGCCGACGTCGTCTATTATCAGGACGTATGAGTTTGAGGGCACCCTCAGGGCGGCCTTCTCGATTCCCGAAGTTGAAGTTCCGGATTTTATCTTCAGAATTTTCCTCGCTGCCTCCGAGCGTACTCCCACAGGGGAGGGGGTTATCTGGGGTCTTCCTGGTTGCGGTGATATCTCCAGGTGGGCAAGTGCCCTTGCAGGGTCTCCGACGTCGTTCAGGACTTTTCTTACCGAGTGGCTGTCGTAGGTTATCGCCCCAACTATGTGCCCGAACTTCTGGAAGTAGGCTACTGTCTGGGCGATTATCAGGGTCAGGTAGTCGGTTTTCCTGTTCCTCATCTCCCTCCTGAAGCTGGGGTCAACGTTTATGAGGAGGTAGACCTCCGATAACGCCTCCCTCTTGAAGACCTTGACAATGAGTTTGTTCAGCCTTGAGCTCGCCTTCCAGTCGATCTTCCTTACGTCGTCCCCGGGGAGGAACTCCCTCAGCTCGTCGAAGTCCAGAACTTCAAGGCCCAGCCCCAGGGCACTCCTCGCTTCTGCGAAGGCGTTGGGTTCTTTTCTGGTCGTCAGGGCTTCCCTTATTCTCCTCTGAGAGGGGAACACCGTTATCTCCCTCTCCTCTGAGACCGGGACTTCCGCCCTGAAGAGTCCTGTCATGTCAATGAACTCCGCCTTTGCCTCCGGCTTTAGGACGCCCTTCTTCTGGGGGATGAGTGTGTGCATCAGTTTCTTATGTTCTCTAGGCCTTATCTTGGCCTTCAGGGGTCGTGCGAATATGTCCGGTGAGGTCTCGCGGAGGACAAGGTATCCGCTAGCTTCCGAGAGGTTTTTGGCCTCAACCTCGGTCAGCAGGGGTTCAAGCTCGGTTCCCCTCTGCGGGATTCTCCTCAGGACCTCCAGCCTGGGGCTGAAGCTCAGCCTGGCCATTGAATAGTACGCGATTATCGCGGCTCCGGCCACCCCGGCGGCGGGGTTCACCAGTATTATCGATCCAGCCAGGAGGACTCCCGCTACGGAAAGCAGCACTTCTGCGGGCTTCATTCCGTTGGCACCTCTATCCTCTCGAGGATGTCCATTATGACGGTCTTACCGCTGATGCCCTCGACCTCGTATTCGGGCTTGACCACTATCCTGTGGGCCAGCACCGGGAGTGCGAGCTCCTTCACGTCGTCCGGAATGACGTAGTTCCTCCCTTCCAGGTATGCCCTCACCTTTGCGGCGTAGAGTAGGTGTTCGCCTGCCCTCGGCGACGCACCGAGGAGAGTGCGCTCGTCGGTTCTGGTCTCCTTAAGTATCTCGTAGATGTAGTCTATGATTTCGTCGCTGACGTAGGTCTTCAGGGCGTCTCTCTTTGCCTTTGCCAGCTCAGTTGCGCTGACCACCTGCCTGGCGGTCTTGAACTCACCGAGATTCTTCTTCTTGAGCATCTGCTTCTCCAGTTCTTCGGGAAGGTACCCGACGTCTATCTTCATCATGAACCTGTCGTTCTGGGCCGTCGGGAGCTCGTAGACGCCTTCGATTTCGACCGGGTTTCTGGTGGCGAGGACTATGAACGGGTTGGGCAGCTTGAGGGTGATGCCCTCTATGGTGACCTGCTTCTCCTCCATGGCCTCGAGGAGCGCCGACTGGGTCTTGGGAGAGGCCCTGTTTATCTCATCCACGAGGACAACGTTGGCGAAGAGCGGCCCCTTCTTCAGCTTGAATTCTCCAGTTCTCATGTCATAGAACGTGTGTCCCATTATGTCTGCGGGCAGAATATCGGGCGTCATCTGTATCCTCGTGAACTTCAGACCGAGCGTGTTGGCGAAGTTCTTGCTCAGGGTCGTCTTAGCTGTTCCGGGGACGCCCTCGAGGAGGATGTGCCCCTCCGCTATGAGGGCTATCGTCATGAGCTCTACGATGTCCTCC encodes the following:
- a CDS encoding DUF58 domain-containing protein — protein: MKPAEVLLSVAGVLLAGSIILVNPAAGVAGAAIIAYYSMARLSFSPRLEVLRRIPQRGTELEPLLTEVEAKNLSEASGYLVLRETSPDIFARPLKAKIRPREHKKLMHTLIPQKKGVLKPEAKAEFIDMTGLFRAEVPVSEEREITVFPSQRRIREALTTRKEPNAFAEARSALGLGLEVLDFDELREFLPGDDVRKIDWKASSRLNKLIVKVFKREALSEVYLLINVDPSFRREMRNRKTDYLTLIIAQTVAYFQKFGHIVGAITYDSHSVRKVLNDVGDPARALAHLEISPQPGRPQITPSPVGVRSEAARKILKIKSGTSTSGIEKAALRVPSNSYVLIIDDVGLHPGEIIAAVKILKRKGSNVAVLYPNPIRFLRKDEVSPDELEGLYSAYRARKELLRKMRTEVPVVELGPKDVFRKVVERL
- a CDS encoding AAA family ATPase, encoding MIMEKIKKEVGKAIVGMEDIVELMTIALIAEGHILLEGVPGTAKTTLSKNFANTLGLKFTRIQMTPDILPADIMGHTFYDMRTGEFKLKKGPLFANVVLVDEINRASPKTQSALLEAMEEKQVTIEGITLKLPNPFIVLATRNPVEIEGVYELPTAQNDRFMMKIDVGYLPEELEKQMLKKKNLGEFKTARQVVSATELAKAKRDALKTYVSDEIIDYIYEILKETRTDERTLLGASPRAGEHLLYAAKVRAYLEGRNYVIPDDVKELALPVLAHRIVVKPEYEVEGISGKTVIMDILERIEVPTE